DNA from Daphnia magna mitochondrion, complete genome:
AATTTTTTTTAAACTACTTTTTGATATTTTCGTCCAGTTAGTTCTTTCAACTTTAATAGTAATCTTAGCGGTAGTTTTCCCCACTTTGACCCATCCTTTAGGAATAGGTTTGGTAATTTTAATACTAAGCATCTTATTAGCAGTAAGTTTGGGCCTAATTATGACTAATTTTTGGGTATCTTATGTACTTATCTTAGTTTTACTAGGAGGTCTGCTAGTAATTTTTATTTATATTTCTTTATTAGCTCCTAATGAACTTTTTTCAAAAAAAAATATCTTCAAAATTACACTTAGAAGTTTCTCTATATTTATTGTACTGATATTTTCTAGCTTATTTTTTTGAGTAACAAAAAGAGAATCCTATCTACCTACTAACCCCACAGATAGAGAGGGTATACTATGACTAAATTCTCTCTACTCTCAAGATTTAAGAGGAGTCACGTTATTTTTAATCTTTTATCTTCTTTTA
Protein-coding regions in this window:
- the ND6 gene encoding NADH dehydrogenase subunit 6, with translation MFVQLVLSTLMVILAVVFPTLTHPLGMGLVILMLSILLAVSLGLIMTNFWVSYVLILVLLGGLLVIFIYISLLAPNELFSKKNIFKITLSSFSMFIVLMFSSLFFWVTKSESYLPTNPTDSEGMLWLNSLYSQDLSGVTLFLIFYLLLTLIVVVNITKHDYSSLRSN